The Candidatus Polarisedimenticolia bacterium genomic interval GGGAAGTCGCGGCGGAAGGCTGGGGCATCGGCGGATGCTAGCACACCTGCCAGGGCGGGAAAACGCGGCAAGTTGATAGCGATCTGCCGGTGGGATAGGCTTCGCGGCGCGATTGACGGGAGGTTGGATGGGGCAGCCAAAGCGCGCGCCATCCCGGAGCGCCGGGGGCGGCGAACCTCTCTCGCGGTCCCTTCTCCTGCCGCTCGCTCTCTTCCTCGCCCTGGCCCTTCTTCTCTACGGCAACACGCTGAGAAACGGCTTCGTCAACGATGACAAGCCGCTGGTGGCGAACAACGCCCTGGTCAACGACGCTTCGCGCCTGGGGGACATCTTCACCTCGGGCTACTGGTCGACGCGCCAGGATTCGGTGCCGGAGCTGTACCGCCCCCTCACCGTTCTCAGCCTGGCGCTGAACCGGCGGCTCACCGGCGCGGCTCCGTCCGGGTTCCACCTCGTCAACCTTCTCCTGCACGGCTGCGTCAGCTTCTTCGTCTTCCGCATCGCCCTCTCGATCGGGACGAGCCGGGCAGCCGCCTGGGCGGCGGGGCTGATCTTCGCGGTACACCCCGTGCATACCGAGGCCGTGGCGCCCGTCGTGGGTCGCTCGGAGCTGCTGGCCGCCCTCTTTTTTCTGGCCGCGCTGAAGCTGCATCACGCGATCATGCACGGCAAGGGCGGAGCCTCCTTCGCCTTCGGCGCCGCGAGCTGCTACCTGGCCGCTTCGCTTTCCAAGGAAGGCGCGCTGATCTTTCCCGCGATTGCCCTGCTCACCGATATCGCCTTCCCGCCGGCGCGCGCTGTCTCGCGCCGAGCCCGCGCGGCCCCCTTTGCGCTCTATGCGCTCGCGGCGCTTCTCGTTCTCGGGATTCGTTACGAGGTTCTGGGAGCGGTGGCCAGGAGCGACATCCGGCCGCTCGACAATCCGCTCGTGGCGCTGCCGCCGGGGGCGGCGCTGTCCACCGCGCTCGTGGCTCTCGGTGGCACCTTGAAGCTGCTGGTCTATCCGCTGAGACTGTCGGCCGATTATGCGGGCACGGAGATCCGTCCGGCGGCGGGCCTGCTCGACCCGCGGGTCGTCGCGGTCCTGGCACTCATCTTTATACTGGTCGCCGCGGCGGCTCTGGCCTGGACGCGGCTGCGCTCCGCGTCGTGGGGAATCGCCTTCCTGCTCATCGCCATCCTGCCGGTTTCGAATCTCTTCTTCCTGATCGGAACGATTTTCGGCGAGCGGCTGCTCTATCTTCCATCCGCCGGCTTCTGCGTGGCGGCCGGCGCGCTGTGGGGAGAATGGCGAGGTCGCAGCAAGATGACGGCCTTGGCAGCTGCCGTCCTCGTGCTGCTGGCCGGCTCGGCCCGGACCGTGGCACGCAACAGCATCTGGCAAGACGATGGCACCTTCGCCCTGGCGACCTCCCGCGACGCTCCCTCGAGTCCCAAGGCGCAGTTCAACTGGGGGGTCTTCCTGGAGGAGCACTCGGAT includes:
- a CDS encoding tetratricopeptide repeat protein → MGQPKRAPSRSAGGGEPLSRSLLLPLALFLALALLLYGNTLRNGFVNDDKPLVANNALVNDASRLGDIFTSGYWSTRQDSVPELYRPLTVLSLALNRRLTGAAPSGFHLVNLLLHGCVSFFVFRIALSIGTSRAAAWAAGLIFAVHPVHTEAVAPVVGRSELLAALFFLAALKLHHAIMHGKGGASFAFGAASCYLAASLSKEGALIFPAIALLTDIAFPPARAVSRRARAAPFALYALAALLVLGIRYEVLGAVARSDIRPLDNPLVALPPGAALSTALVALGGTLKLLVYPLRLSADYAGTEIRPAAGLLDPRVVAVLALIFILVAAAALAWTRLRSASWGIAFLLIAILPVSNLFFLIGTIFGERLLYLPSAGFCVAAGALWGEWRGRSKMTALAAAVLVLLAGSARTVARNSIWQDDGTFALATSRDAPSSPKAQFNWGVFLEEHSDARAEAAYREAARLAPDWSDPRYNLAGILAASGRLTEAIEEYRAALAIRPDDARAVLNLGYALYRAGRHPEAVELYQRFLKERGESAPVLNSLGANLLAMARRDEAVAAFQRAVQLAPGEPGYRQNLEQALKTSEETPTPAP